Proteins found in one Mucilaginibacter gracilis genomic segment:
- a CDS encoding MlaE family ABC transporter permease: MSASSNTVTTKKGSSFIRWLTGVFINLYKVSKFVLRFFKEVFVPPYEFKEVIKQCYDVGVRSFTLITVTGFIVGVIFTKQSRPSLLSIGATSWLPSLVSIAILRALASLVTALIAAGKVGSSIGAELGSMRVTEQIDAMEVSGTKPFKYLVCTRVIATSITLPILATYTAFIALLGGYLNVAQNEGTSFITFMQNAFDPITFLDFWATLTKSLVFGFTIGIVGCYQGYNSSRGTEGVGKAANSAVVTAMFLVFIEEVIIVQIFGWLR; this comes from the coding sequence ATGTCGGCAAGCAGCAATACTGTTACAACAAAAAAAGGATCTTCGTTTATACGATGGCTTACGGGCGTTTTTATTAACCTGTACAAAGTGAGTAAATTTGTACTGCGCTTTTTTAAAGAAGTGTTTGTACCGCCATACGAGTTTAAAGAAGTTATTAAACAATGTTATGATGTTGGCGTGCGGTCGTTCACGCTTATCACGGTTACCGGTTTTATTGTTGGGGTTATTTTCACCAAGCAGTCGCGTCCGTCGTTGTTATCTATCGGGGCCACATCGTGGCTGCCGTCGTTGGTTTCTATTGCTATTTTACGCGCGCTGGCATCGCTGGTAACAGCCTTAATTGCTGCGGGTAAGGTGGGCTCGAGCATTGGTGCCGAATTAGGATCAATGCGGGTAACCGAGCAAATTGATGCTATGGAAGTATCGGGCACCAAGCCATTTAAGTATTTGGTTTGTACCCGTGTTATAGCAACATCCATCACCCTGCCTATATTGGCTACCTATACCGCCTTTATTGCGCTTTTGGGTGGTTATTTAAATGTGGCACAAAACGAGGGCACCAGCTTTATCACCTTTATGCAAAACGCGTTTGACCCTATTACCTTTCTTGATTTTTGGGCCACGCTAACCAAATCGCTTGTGTTTGGTTTTACTATTGGCATTGTGGGTTGCTACCAGGGCTACAACTCCTCGCGCGGCACGGAGGGTGTTGGCAAGGCCGCTAATTCGGCAGTGGTAACGGCTATGTTTTTGGTTTTTATTGAAGAAGTTATTATTGTTCAAATATTTGGCTGGCTTCGTTAA
- a CDS encoding ABC transporter ATP-binding protein: protein MDRAETIIDHKNAVISIRGLKKSFEKNEVLRGIDLDLYPGENLVVLGRSGTGKSVLIKIISGLLKPDAGEVKVFGKELTHIREKEMQELRIRMGFSFQNSALYDSMTVRKNLEFPLVRNKKGLSRKEINSAVEDVLDAVGLLQAINQMPSELSGGQRKRIGIARTLILNPEVMLYDEPTAGLDPITSIEINSLINEVQQKYKTSSIIITHDLTCAKMTGNRITMLLDGKFEREGTFDEVFDTDDERVKPFYDYNFIK, encoded by the coding sequence ATGGACAGAGCGGAAACAATTATCGATCATAAAAATGCCGTAATCAGCATACGGGGCCTCAAAAAATCGTTTGAGAAAAACGAGGTGCTGCGTGGTATTGACCTTGACCTATACCCTGGCGAAAACCTGGTTGTGCTGGGGCGCTCGGGCACGGGAAAATCGGTATTAATTAAAATTATATCGGGCCTGTTAAAGCCGGATGCAGGTGAGGTAAAGGTTTTTGGTAAGGAGCTAACCCACATTAGAGAAAAGGAAATGCAGGAATTGAGGATAAGGATGGGGTTTTCGTTCCAAAACAGTGCTTTGTATGATAGCATGACGGTGCGTAAAAACCTCGAATTTCCGCTGGTGCGAAACAAAAAGGGTTTATCCCGAAAGGAAATAAACAGTGCCGTTGAGGATGTGCTTGACGCCGTTGGGCTGTTACAGGCCATTAACCAAATGCCGTCGGAACTATCGGGCGGGCAGCGCAAGCGCATTGGTATTGCGCGCACTTTAATTTTAAACCCCGAAGTGATGTTGTATGATGAGCCCACCGCCGGGCTCGACCCCATAACATCAATAGAGATTAACAGCCTGATAAACGAGGTGCAGCAAAAATATAAAACATCGTCGATCATTATCACGCACGATTTAACCTGCGCCAAAATGACGGGCAACCGCATTACCATGCTGCTTGATGGTAAATTTGAACGCGAGGGAACTTTTGACGAAGTTTTTGATACCGACGACGAAAGGGTGAAACCTTTTTATGACTATAATTTTATAAAGTAA
- a CDS encoding response regulator transcription factor: MNVLIVEDEMSLARELEIFLSNANYLCELCHNGKAASEKIAINLYDFILIDLGLPDCDGLDLLKDVKTHNPEASCLILTARAEVYDRIKGLDLGADDYLPKPFSMLELQSRMQAITRRKFGLKHTTLKLGEFVIDMNDRSITYNGNIISTITKKEYDLIAYLILHKNRTLTRPQLSEHIWGSVVNDDYDSNYIDVHIKNIRKKLSVHAQPDWLETVRGLGYKIKI; the protein is encoded by the coding sequence ATGAATGTTTTGATTGTTGAAGACGAAATGTCGCTCGCTCGCGAACTGGAAATATTTTTATCTAATGCCAATTACCTTTGCGAACTGTGCCATAATGGTAAAGCAGCATCCGAAAAAATAGCAATTAACCTGTACGACTTTATATTGATAGACCTTGGTTTGCCCGATTGTGATGGGCTTGATTTACTGAAGGATGTAAAAACCCATAACCCGGAAGCATCGTGCCTGATACTAACTGCCCGGGCCGAAGTTTACGACCGCATTAAGGGCCTTGATTTAGGGGCCGACGATTACCTGCCCAAGCCATTCAGCATGCTCGAATTGCAGAGCCGTATGCAGGCCATTACCCGCCGTAAGTTTGGCCTAAAACATACCACCCTTAAACTGGGCGAGTTTGTTATTGACATGAACGACCGTAGCATTACCTACAATGGAAACATAATAAGTACCATTACCAAAAAGGAATATGATTTGATTGCCTACCTGATATTGCACAAAAACCGCACCTTAACCCGTCCGCAATTAAGCGAGCACATTTGGGGCAGCGTAGTAAACGACGATTACGACTCCAACTACATTGATGTACACATTAAAAACATACGCAAAAAATTGAGCGTACATGCCCAGCCCGATTGGCTGGAAACTGTACGCGGTTTAGGCTATAAAATTAAAATATAA
- a CDS encoding MFS transporter, with protein sequence MSAQKLPFSKQLAYAAGMMGWSIMTNIIIVMINYFYLAPSKSGLVPLMPQIMVFLGVNIMSIILASVRLVDAFYDPFLASLSDKSKNPKGRRIPFMKYAILPAVVFCCLTFRPLVIGQSLHNAWWLVFTLVGFFMSSTSYIIPYNALLPELTDTAKEKVKLSSFQQIGFVLGMIFSALVNNFADLIEHFGHINSRVIALQYTIWGLCIFAGLVMLIPIFAIDEKKYSSSTPSHLPLFKAVRATFSNRNFKYYLISDFSYYMAISIISSGLLFFITVLLHLPESMGGLLVGVMVLVSVMFYPFVNFISARFGKKPLVLISFLILALVYVAIYFLGLFPVSAKVQIYTLVIFAAFPLAALGILPNAILAEIAEADAIKTGENREGMFFAVKYLFVKLGQTSGTALFAFLTIYGIKEGHDYGLRLNGICGFVLCLLALMFFSRFREVKPNRPAK encoded by the coding sequence ATGTCTGCTCAAAAACTGCCTTTTTCAAAACAGCTTGCTTATGCTGCAGGTATGATGGGCTGGAGTATCATGACGAATATTATTATCGTGATGATAAATTACTTTTACTTGGCTCCGTCAAAATCGGGCTTAGTGCCACTGATGCCACAAATAATGGTTTTTTTGGGTGTAAATATCATGAGCATTATCCTGGCCTCAGTGCGTTTAGTTGATGCTTTTTACGATCCTTTTCTGGCCTCATTAAGTGATAAAAGCAAAAATCCCAAGGGTAGGCGTATTCCTTTCATGAAGTACGCAATTTTACCGGCAGTGGTGTTTTGCTGCCTTACTTTCAGGCCATTGGTTATAGGTCAAAGCTTGCACAACGCCTGGTGGTTGGTATTTACACTGGTGGGTTTTTTTATGTCGTCAACAAGTTATATCATACCATACAATGCCTTACTTCCCGAGTTAACCGATACCGCCAAAGAAAAAGTTAAGCTATCATCTTTTCAGCAAATAGGTTTTGTGTTAGGTATGATATTTTCGGCCCTGGTTAACAACTTTGCCGATCTGATAGAGCATTTTGGCCACATTAATAGCCGGGTAATTGCATTACAATATACCATTTGGGGCCTTTGTATATTTGCTGGCCTTGTTATGTTGATCCCCATCTTCGCTATCGACGAAAAAAAGTATTCAAGTAGTACGCCATCACACCTGCCATTATTTAAAGCTGTACGCGCCACTTTTAGCAATCGCAATTTTAAATATTACCTCATATCCGATTTTTCGTACTACATGGCTATAAGTATCATATCAAGCGGCTTATTGTTTTTTATAACTGTATTGCTGCACCTGCCCGAATCTATGGGTGGCTTACTGGTTGGCGTTATGGTTTTGGTATCAGTAATGTTTTACCCTTTTGTTAATTTTATATCGGCACGCTTTGGTAAAAAACCACTGGTGTTAATATCGTTCTTAATATTGGCGCTGGTTTATGTAGCCATTTACTTTTTAGGCCTGTTCCCTGTATCGGCTAAAGTACAAATTTATACATTGGTTATTTTTGCGGCTTTCCCGCTTGCAGCCCTGGGTATTTTACCAAACGCTATATTGGCCGAAATAGCCGAAGCTGATGCCATAAAAACCGGCGAGAACCGCGAAGGAATGTTTTTTGCGGTTAAATATCTGTTTGTTAAACTTGGCCAAACATCTGGTACGGCCCTATTTGCATTTTTAACCATTTACGGCATAAAAGAAGGCCACGATTATGGCCTGCGCCTTAACGGTATTTGTGGCTTTGTACTTTGCCTGCTCGCCCTTATGTTTTTTAGCCGTTTCCGGGAAGTTAAACCAAACCGGCCAGCCAAATAA
- a CDS encoding PepSY-like domain-containing protein — protein MKKLSTFKSLLFCGLIALTSLYSCQKSGVTANNTKTTDVTAAMAASQAIQLSSATTGSSSTSLVGVTTDAIFALHAYPPGDKKDSVTFASLPAAIGTYLTANYAGYTFQKAFKLSTQAGVADGYVVVILFNGKPVAIKFDAAGAFVTELEQCEGHDLGGGPGWHPGGRFDDRDGAHRDTVAISALPAAVKTLFATSYPTDTLLHAALNMDGSYSVISANKGLFVTNVSATGTLINRIQVYPHPNNRTAVVASALLPAITTYLTTTFPGYVFDKAFAEKANTTVLGYDVFITVNGTRHAVEFDATGKFVRNIVIR, from the coding sequence ATGAAAAAACTATCAACTTTTAAGAGCCTGCTATTTTGCGGGCTTATTGCTTTAACCTCCCTGTATTCCTGCCAAAAATCGGGCGTTACGGCTAACAATACCAAAACTACCGATGTAACTGCTGCTATGGCGGCGTCGCAAGCTATTCAGTTATCGTCGGCCACAACAGGTTCTTCGTCCACTTCTTTAGTGGGTGTCACAACCGATGCTATATTTGCTTTGCACGCTTATCCGCCGGGAGACAAAAAAGATTCGGTTACGTTTGCAAGCTTGCCGGCTGCTATTGGTACTTACCTAACCGCCAACTACGCAGGGTACACTTTTCAAAAAGCCTTTAAGTTATCAACCCAGGCTGGTGTTGCCGATGGTTACGTTGTAGTTATTTTATTTAATGGTAAACCCGTTGCTATAAAATTTGATGCTGCCGGTGCTTTTGTTACCGAACTTGAGCAATGCGAAGGCCACGATTTGGGCGGAGGACCCGGCTGGCACCCAGGTGGCCGTTTTGACGACCGTGATGGTGCGCACCGCGATACCGTAGCCATTTCGGCTTTACCTGCTGCTGTTAAAACTTTGTTTGCAACAAGCTACCCAACCGATACCTTATTACATGCAGCCCTTAATATGGATGGTAGCTATTCGGTTATCAGCGCCAACAAAGGCTTGTTTGTTACCAACGTTTCGGCAACTGGTACCTTAATAAACCGCATCCAGGTATATCCGCACCCTAACAACCGTACTGCTGTGGTAGCAAGCGCTTTGCTGCCCGCTATAACTACCTACTTAACCACCACTTTCCCCGGTTATGTGTTTGATAAGGCTTTCGCCGAAAAGGCAAATACAACCGTTTTAGGCTACGATGTATTTATAACCGTTAATGGCACAAGGCACGCCGTTGAATTTGATGCCACCGGTAAATTTGTAAGAAATATAGTTATTAGATAA
- a CDS encoding acyltransferase: MTAIKKENLDWINNLRIIALFAVIILHTTSPVLETYNKGPLNIWMVGNFYNSLVRFAVPVFVMISGALLLHRDYEIGDFLKKRLVRIVIPFLFWSLIYIAYEYYNEDIAYTGNVGETLHQVLHFLKYGSSYHLWYVYMLIGLYLFVPIIGKFVRNATQNELLYFLIMWFVVMLLGQPYLSRFKPQIDLRYFEGFVGYLVLGHYLAFKPLPKKRIGLWAAVFLATLLLIFGGTYLLFKHYNGISTLLYEPLSPSILLIASSVFMLGRLYTPKVPQFIITTRDFLGRYNYGIYLSHALVLSILSDNDVNYTLFNPMISIPCIAVVCLALSVLLVFIINKIPLGKYISG; encoded by the coding sequence ATGACCGCTATTAAGAAAGAAAATTTAGACTGGATAAATAACCTGCGCATTATAGCCTTATTTGCCGTTATTATACTGCATACCACATCGCCGGTGTTAGAAACCTATAACAAGGGGCCGCTAAATATTTGGATGGTTGGTAATTTTTATAACAGCCTGGTGCGCTTTGCCGTACCTGTGTTTGTAATGATAAGCGGAGCCTTGTTATTACACCGCGACTATGAAATAGGCGATTTTTTAAAAAAACGCCTGGTTAGGATAGTGATACCATTTTTATTTTGGAGCCTTATTTACATAGCCTACGAATATTATAATGAGGACATAGCCTATACCGGCAATGTTGGGGAAACCTTGCACCAGGTGCTACATTTTTTAAAGTATGGCAGCTCGTACCACTTATGGTACGTTTACATGCTTATTGGCCTTTATTTGTTTGTGCCCATAATTGGCAAATTTGTGCGTAACGCTACCCAAAATGAGCTATTGTATTTTTTAATAATGTGGTTTGTAGTGATGTTGCTTGGGCAGCCTTATTTATCTCGGTTTAAACCGCAAATTGATTTGCGGTATTTTGAGGGCTTTGTTGGCTACCTGGTGTTGGGGCATTACCTTGCTTTTAAACCCCTGCCAAAAAAACGTATTGGCTTGTGGGCGGCCGTATTTTTGGCCACGCTGTTGTTAATATTCGGTGGTACTTATTTGTTGTTTAAGCATTATAATGGTATAAGTACTTTGTTATACGAGCCCCTTAGTCCATCCATATTATTGATAGCCAGCAGTGTGTTTATGCTGGGCCGCTTGTATACTCCCAAAGTACCACAATTTATAATTACCACCCGCGATTTTTTGGGCAGATATAATTATGGCATTTACCTAAGTCATGCTTTAGTTTTATCCATTTTAAGCGATAACGACGTTAATTATACACTGTTTAACCCTATGATAAGCATACCATGTATTGCTGTGGTTTGCCTTGCATTATCAGTATTACTGGTGTTTATCATCAATAAAATACCGTTAGGCAAGTATATTTCGGGATAG
- a CDS encoding sensor histidine kinase has product MALKLQTKLTLFNTISKLAIVLLFVFLLPMLIKNINHTYNDGRFRKQEAKLLQIVKDQGIGVYIQNGEGYGAYLPLKEEYILLDEADSNYNLDTIRNEKRKVEKDTIEYRILSHTFKVGNKNYLLEIGKSVSTLDETSGPLQSIALQILLGMIMLTILADFFFSNYILGPLDIIIKTKLIAHKFPNFGSYQEVKTSTADFKYLDKSIHQMIETIESTFQKEREFISNASHELMTPISILQSKIENMFNRDDVVDELKIRLIEMQKILNRLKSITKTLLLISQIENEQFIKDDTIQIKQLLQDVYDEISIRLEEKDIALNMNITDDVALQNVNKFLLYNLFFNLINNAIKYNKEAGEININSYIHDGTLVVEILDSGIGISAEQLPFIFNRFKKFRQSLQQESFGLGLPIVKSIADFHKIRINVTSQLNVGSTFTLVFPNYNSITQKSIIQ; this is encoded by the coding sequence TTGGCACTAAAGCTGCAAACCAAATTAACGCTGTTCAATACCATATCAAAATTGGCTATTGTGCTGCTGTTTGTGTTTTTGCTGCCCATGCTAATTAAAAATATTAACCATACTTACAACGATGGCCGTTTTAGAAAGCAGGAAGCCAAACTGCTGCAAATTGTTAAAGACCAGGGCATAGGCGTTTATATACAAAACGGGGAGGGGTATGGTGCCTATCTGCCACTAAAGGAAGAGTACATCCTTTTGGATGAAGCCGACTCCAACTACAATTTAGATACCATACGTAACGAAAAGCGGAAGGTTGAAAAAGATACTATTGAGTACCGCATTTTGAGCCACACATTTAAAGTAGGTAATAAAAACTACCTGCTGGAGATAGGCAAAAGCGTAAGCACACTCGACGAAACCAGCGGCCCCCTGCAAAGCATTGCCCTGCAAATACTACTGGGCATGATTATGCTCACCATCCTGGCCGATTTCTTTTTCTCCAACTACATCCTCGGCCCGTTAGATATCATCATCAAAACTAAGCTCATCGCGCATAAATTTCCCAATTTTGGCTCTTATCAGGAAGTTAAAACCAGCACCGCCGATTTTAAGTATCTGGATAAAAGCATCCACCAGATGATTGAAACCATTGAAAGCACGTTTCAAAAAGAACGCGAATTTATATCCAACGCATCGCACGAGTTAATGACGCCCATCTCCATTTTACAATCCAAAATAGAGAACATGTTTAACCGCGACGACGTGGTTGACGAGTTGAAAATACGCCTCATTGAGATGCAAAAGATACTGAACCGTTTAAAAAGCATCACCAAAACCCTTTTGCTGATATCGCAAATTGAGAACGAGCAGTTTATTAAAGATGATACCATTCAAATAAAACAGCTTTTGCAGGATGTTTACGACGAGATATCTATCCGCTTGGAAGAGAAAGACATCGCCCTTAACATGAATATTACCGATGATGTTGCCCTGCAAAACGTTAATAAATTTTTGCTCTATAACCTGTTTTTTAACCTCATTAACAACGCCATTAAATATAATAAAGAAGCAGGCGAAATAAACATTAACAGTTACATACATGATGGTACGCTGGTTGTCGAAATTTTAGATTCCGGCATCGGTATCTCTGCCGAGCAACTACCGTTCATCTTTAACCGCTTCAAAAAGTTCCGTCAATCACTACAGCAAGAAAGCTTTGGCCTGGGCCTGCCCATCGTAAAATCCATTGCCGATTTCCACAAAATTCGTATCAACGTAACATCGCAGCTAAACGTTGGCAGTACGTTTACACTGGTATTCCCAAATTACAATTCAATAACTCAAAAATCAATAATTCAATAA
- a CDS encoding GNAT family N-acetyltransferase, with product MFVNSVLTTGISQACLADVPQLNALVNTAYRGPASKKGWTTEADLLDGLRIDEATLTAYIEDANSFILKYTNHAGGITACVYLNVSSNKLYIGMLTVNPALQNTGIGKLLLTAAENLARQKHCHTLWMTVITIRHELIAYYERKGFVVTGEKRPFPTETKFGIPKQPLELLVMEKAVI from the coding sequence TTGTTTGTAAATTCAGTTTTAACAACCGGTATTAGCCAGGCGTGCCTGGCCGATGTGCCGCAACTTAACGCCTTAGTAAATACGGCCTACCGGGGCCCGGCATCAAAAAAAGGATGGACAACCGAGGCCGACCTTTTAGACGGCCTGCGTATAGACGAAGCTACCCTAACAGCTTATATTGAAGACGCAAACTCCTTTATATTAAAATACACTAACCATGCCGGGGGAATTACTGCCTGCGTTTATTTAAACGTAAGCAGCAATAAGCTGTATATTGGTATGCTTACCGTTAACCCCGCCTTGCAAAATACAGGTATTGGCAAACTGTTATTAACGGCTGCCGAGAACCTTGCCCGCCAAAAACACTGCCACACGCTATGGATGACGGTTATAACCATCCGGCACGAACTGATAGCGTATTATGAGCGCAAGGGCTTTGTAGTTACCGGCGAAAAAAGGCCCTTCCCTACAGAAACAAAGTTTGGAATACCAAAACAGCCTTTGGAATTACTGGTTATGGAAAAAGCGGTTATTTAA
- a CDS encoding MlaD family protein: MEKDENKRAIIVGIFIFLGLAIIILAIFTLGGQQKTFVKNIHLNAVFNDVQGLKKGNNVWFSGVKVGTISSIKFTGIAQVDVKMDVDQAIQTYIHRNAGAKISSDGLIGNKIIVIEPGSPGAPMIEDNDMLQVENTLSTDDIMKTLQKNNENLLAITTDFKKLSHQIVEGKSLVGALMADSNLALKFKQIVGNLQNTTSNTAKMANQLNAFSGKMNTKGGLADKLLTDTSVFRQLQLSVLQLRQAAANATNLTDNLTRASNKLNTTDNVLGVLLNDPKQAEQMKSTLNYLNQSTIKLNDDLEAAQHNFLLKGFFKKKAKAEAEAKK, from the coding sequence ATGGAAAAAGACGAAAACAAACGGGCCATTATTGTTGGCATATTTATATTCCTGGGCCTGGCTATAATAATATTAGCCATATTTACCCTGGGCGGCCAGCAAAAAACCTTTGTTAAAAACATACACCTTAATGCGGTTTTTAACGATGTGCAGGGCCTTAAAAAGGGTAACAATGTGTGGTTTTCGGGCGTTAAAGTGGGTACTATAAGCTCCATCAAATTTACCGGCATTGCCCAGGTTGATGTTAAAATGGATGTTGACCAGGCTATACAAACTTATATCCATCGTAATGCCGGAGCAAAGATAAGTTCGGACGGGTTAATTGGCAACAAGATAATTGTTATTGAACCCGGAAGCCCCGGCGCGCCCATGATTGAGGATAATGACATGTTGCAGGTTGAAAACACCTTATCAACCGATGATATTATGAAAACCCTGCAAAAAAACAACGAGAACCTGCTTGCCATTACCACCGATTTTAAAAAATTGAGTCACCAAATTGTTGAAGGGAAAAGCCTGGTTGGTGCGCTCATGGCCGATAGTAATTTGGCTTTAAAGTTTAAGCAGATAGTTGGCAACCTGCAAAATACAACCAGCAATACCGCAAAAATGGCTAATCAGCTTAATGCGTTTTCGGGTAAAATGAATACTAAGGGAGGCCTTGCCGATAAATTACTCACCGATACCAGCGTTTTTCGCCAATTGCAGCTATCTGTGTTGCAGCTTAGGCAAGCTGCTGCCAATGCTACCAACTTAACCGATAATTTAACCCGTGCCAGCAATAAGTTAAACACAACCGATAACGTATTAGGTGTGCTTTTAAACGACCCTAAACAGGCCGAGCAAATGAAAAGCACCTTAAATTATTTAAACCAAAGTACCATTAAACTTAACGACGACCTGGAAGCCGCCCAACATAACTTTTTGCTAAAGGGTTTTTTTAAGAAGAAGGCGAAAGCCGAAGCGGAGGCTAAAAAGTAG
- a CDS encoding FAD:protein FMN transferase, with protein sequence MLNLNSPYPVRFVHRRLVQLTGNAFEISVVGGDEQWAAERIDNAIAEISRVLQLLSVTDKNSQINQVNQKAGISPVKVSQEVFNLVNRSLKISDLTRGAFDITDNAGGLTGQARQMDYRNVILDAKNTTIFLTEQGMCINLGSIIKGYATDRAKYVLQIQGVLSGVVNAFGDLITWGSQPNNKPWTIEAADPDQKLKAFSNLNISNMAVSTSGNNNNNSLTDRNSYVDTLNPKTGLPFHSIKSVSVLSPSAELAAAMSAPVKVMGVKMSLSMFNRLNQLVCVIVNKRKKVYTSKSISLMMC encoded by the coding sequence ATGTTGAATTTGAATTCCCCTTACCCTGTGCGGTTTGTTCACCGGCGCCTGGTTCAGTTAACAGGCAACGCTTTTGAGATAAGTGTGGTTGGAGGCGATGAGCAATGGGCCGCAGAACGAATTGACAATGCCATTGCCGAGATAAGCCGTGTGCTGCAATTGTTATCAGTAACTGATAAAAACAGCCAAATTAACCAGGTAAATCAAAAAGCAGGTATTAGCCCGGTAAAGGTTAGTCAGGAAGTTTTTAACCTGGTAAACCGCTCCCTCAAAATATCCGATCTTACCCGCGGCGCGTTCGATATTACTGATAACGCAGGCGGTTTAACAGGCCAGGCCAGGCAGATGGATTACCGTAACGTAATTTTAGATGCTAAAAACACAACCATTTTTTTAACCGAGCAAGGCATGTGTATAAACCTGGGCAGTATAATAAAAGGCTACGCTACCGATAGGGCCAAATATGTTTTGCAAATACAAGGTGTATTGAGCGGCGTTGTAAACGCCTTTGGCGACCTGATAACCTGGGGAAGCCAGCCCAACAACAAACCCTGGACAATAGAAGCTGCCGATCCGGATCAGAAATTGAAAGCATTTTCAAATCTCAACATCAGTAACATGGCCGTTTCAACATCGGGCAATAACAATAACAACTCCCTTACTGATAGAAATAGCTATGTTGATACGCTAAACCCCAAAACAGGCCTCCCGTTTCATAGTATTAAAAGCGTAAGCGTTTTAAGCCCCAGTGCCGAGCTGGCTGCGGCAATGTCGGCACCGGTTAAGGTTATGGGCGTTAAAATGAGCCTTAGCATGTTTAACAGGCTTAACCAGTTAGTGTGCGTTATAGTTAATAAACGCAAAAAGGTTTATACTTCAAAAAGTATAAGCCTCATGATGTGCTAA